The proteins below come from a single Miscanthus floridulus cultivar M001 chromosome 1, ASM1932011v1, whole genome shotgun sequence genomic window:
- the LOC136458108 gene encoding uncharacterized protein, with the protein MAANMAAAERPSWFRDGMDPISSYNLEFRIISENMRGGKWYGMSEVVDADHANYRNVVESIVDKCPSPKPAESKTESDSPKPAESKIESDASSGSDDEFDPEIDPDEADEMMALATHAAIKENRYFIQKSDTGRYRVYCLWRNEGCPWRIHASTMRDGKTIQVKKNPSIHECQSQKRTGVPVGCTKYWEKERVIDWLKEDGTLGTTELIKKLKDHFKVEMPYMRVYYGKNLAMDKLYGPWDKSFDNLYRFKAQIESVIDSETNENWVWFMERLKEAIGTPRWSLHKHKLWTCSDAWASYSWSEYWFDIHYNAMAKAKPEAMKYLLQTHKKLWTRSQYLFDSKVDYVTNNLAESFNKWIKKDKGKHLDDLLDTFRQKLLIKWNMRKKVANKFEGKILPHIVKKLREDSYNLDIDVITESDGVAEVCAKGSSDNAFRFVVNLRQRTCVCRVWQGTGLPCRHAIAYITSIPGAKLEDYVDNCYSVEKFRAAYGGVIPSILDKSMWSKATHGFFMHPPLLKSTAGRSKNRHKGALEGGSRKKIKRHECPICHQLGHHWYTCKMVIQ; encoded by the exons ATGGCGGCGAACATGGCGGCGGCCGAGCGCCCTTCATGGTTTCGAGACGG GATGGACCCAATTAGTAGCTACAATCTAGAGTTTCGGATTATTTCTGAAAATATGCGTGGGGGGAAGTGGTATGGCATGAGTGAAGTTGTGGATGCTGATCATGCAAACTACAGAAATGTGGTTGAAAGTATTGTGGATAA GTGTCCAAGTCCAAAGCCAGCTGAATCTAAAACTGAGAGTGATAGTCCAAAGCCAGCTGAATCTAAAATTGAGAGTGATGCTAGTTCAGGGTCTGATGATGAGTTTGATCCTGAAATAGACCCTGATGAGGCAGATGAAATG ATGGCTTTAGCTACTCATGCTGCAATAAAAGAGAATCGATATTTCATTCAGAAGAGTGATACAGGAAGGTACCGAGTGTACTGCCTCTGGAGGAATGAAGGTTGCCCTTGGAGAATCCATGCATCAACCATGAGGGATGGCAAAACAATTCAG GTTAAGAAGAATCCATCTATCCATGAATGTCAGAGCCAGAAGAGGACTGGTGTTCCTGTAGGCTGCACCAAGTATTGGGAAAAAGAGAGAGTTATTGACTGGTTGAAAGAAGATGGGACTTTGGGTACTACTGAGTTGATTAAGAAACTCAAGGATCATTTCAAAGTGGAGATGCCCTACATGAGAGTGTACTATGGTAAGAACCTTGCTATGGACAAGCTTTATGGGCCATGGGACAAGAGTTTTGACAACCTGTACAGATTCAAGGCACAGATAGAGA GTGTCATAGATTCAGAAACCAATGAGAACTGGGTGTGGTTTATGGAGAGGCTGAAAGAAGCAATAGGCACCCCCAGATGGTCTCTGCATAAGCACAAACTGTGGACATGCAGTGATGCATGGG CTTCTTATTCTTGGTCTGAGTACTGGTTTGACATCCATTATAATGCAATGGCTAAAGCCAAACCAGAGGCTATGAAGTATCTGTTACAGACTCACAAGAAGTTATGGACTAGGAGCCAGTACCTATTTGACAGCAAGGTTGACTATGTAACAAACAACTTGGCAGAGTCCTTCAACAAGTGGATAAAGAAAGACAAAGGCAAGCACCTTGATGACTTGCTGGATACTTTTAGGCAGAAGTTGTTGATTAAATGGAATATGAGGAAAAAAGTTGCAAACAAATTTGAAGGGAAGATCCTACCTCACATTGTTAAGAAGTTGAGGGAGGATAGCTACAACTTAGATATTGATGTCATTACTGAAAGTGATGGAGTTGCAGAAGTATGTGCCAAGGGGAGCAGTGACAATGCATTCAGGTTTGTGGTGAACTTAAGACAGAGGACATGTGTATGCAGAGTGTGGCAAGGGACTGGATTACCTTGTAGGCATGCTATTGCCTACATCACCTCAATTCCAGGAGCAAAGCTAGAGGACTATGTAGATAACTGCTACTCAGTTGAGAAGTTCAGAGCTGCATATGGAGGTGTGATCCCATCCATTCTAGACAAGTCCATGTGGTCTAAAGCCACACATGGATTTTTTATGCACCCTCCTCTATTGAAGTCCACAGCTGGAAGAAGCAAGAACAGGCACAAAGGAGCACTAGAAGGAGGTAGCAGGAAGAAGATAAAGAGGCATGAGTGCCCTATATGTCATCAGTTAGGGCACCACTGGTACACCTGCAAAATGGTGATCCAGTAG